The Skermanella pratensis genome has a window encoding:
- the ftsZ gene encoding cell division protein FtsZ translates to MINLSMPEIEVDLRPHITVFGVGGAGGNAVNNMIKSNLEGVEFVVANTDAQALKGALAEKRLQLGTTITRGLGAGSRPDVGRAAAEEQLAEIMGYLEGANMVFITAGMGGGTGTGAAPVIARAAREQGILTVGVVTKPFHFEGAHRMRLAETGINELQQFVDTLIIIPNQNLFRIANEKTTFADAFKMADDVLHSGVRGVTDLMVMPGLINLDFADIRSVMTEMGKAMMGTGEASGERRAIDAAEAAISNPLLDDVSMKGARGVLINITGGMDMTLFEVDEAANRIRDEVDPDANIIFGSTFDQDLDGRMRVSVVATGIEAEKIAHPRPATATNGLSVVSGGRKTVSPAPGPAGLVARADQARQPTDYHHTLVAAPLHPGAAQGHAGQGHPGQGGSQGYAPQVHAPQGHAAVGNTVRTFIPETQQYQHPEAAPSVYASPAEPAASPAPQQMEAQPAHHQSELTAQPRGREPERVSGPLRGQNQDGVFIAPRPADSGPRPQSQNLNTERYLAPTAALPEAAPKKRGSSLFERVTGLGRRIMEGSEPEQQARQAPQPPAPPVGIKQAPGGAPQAPRPASEPMDRPTKMSHAEEEMLDIPAFLRRQAN, encoded by the coding sequence ATGATCAATCTCAGCATGCCGGAAATCGAAGTGGATCTGCGGCCGCACATCACGGTGTTCGGCGTCGGCGGCGCTGGCGGCAATGCCGTCAACAACATGATCAAGTCCAACCTGGAAGGCGTCGAGTTCGTCGTCGCCAACACCGACGCGCAGGCGCTCAAGGGCGCCCTGGCGGAAAAGCGCCTCCAGCTCGGCACCACGATAACGCGCGGACTGGGCGCGGGTTCCCGGCCGGATGTCGGCCGCGCCGCGGCGGAAGAGCAGCTCGCCGAGATCATGGGGTACCTGGAAGGGGCCAACATGGTCTTCATCACCGCCGGCATGGGCGGCGGCACCGGCACCGGTGCGGCACCCGTGATCGCGCGGGCGGCCCGGGAGCAGGGCATCCTGACCGTCGGCGTGGTGACCAAGCCGTTCCACTTCGAAGGCGCGCACCGCATGCGCCTGGCCGAGACCGGCATCAACGAGCTCCAGCAGTTCGTCGACACCCTGATCATCATCCCGAACCAGAACCTGTTCCGCATCGCCAACGAGAAGACCACGTTCGCCGACGCCTTCAAGATGGCCGACGACGTGCTGCATTCCGGCGTGCGCGGCGTGACCGACCTGATGGTGATGCCGGGCCTGATCAACCTCGACTTCGCCGACATCCGGTCGGTGATGACCGAGATGGGCAAGGCCATGATGGGCACCGGCGAAGCGTCCGGCGAGCGCCGGGCGATCGACGCGGCCGAGGCCGCGATCAGCAACCCGCTGCTGGACGACGTGTCCATGAAGGGTGCGCGCGGCGTGCTGATCAACATCACCGGCGGCATGGACATGACGCTGTTCGAGGTCGATGAGGCGGCCAACCGCATCCGCGACGAGGTCGATCCCGACGCCAACATCATCTTCGGCTCGACCTTCGACCAGGACCTCGACGGCCGCATGCGCGTCTCGGTGGTCGCCACCGGCATCGAGGCGGAGAAGATCGCCCATCCCCGCCCGGCCACGGCGACCAACGGCCTGAGCGTGGTCAGCGGCGGCCGCAAGACCGTCTCGCCGGCTCCCGGACCCGCGGGCCTCGTCGCGCGCGCCGACCAGGCGCGCCAGCCGACCGACTACCACCACACGCTGGTCGCCGCCCCGCTGCATCCGGGCGCCGCCCAGGGCCATGCCGGCCAGGGGCACCCCGGCCAGGGCGGTTCCCAGGGCTACGCCCCCCAGGTCCATGCCCCCCAGGGCCACGCCGCGGTCGGCAACACCGTCCGGACGTTCATCCCCGAAACGCAGCAGTACCAGCATCCCGAAGCGGCACCCTCCGTCTATGCGTCCCCGGCCGAACCGGCCGCATCCCCGGCCCCGCAGCAGATGGAAGCCCAGCCGGCCCATCATCAGTCGGAGCTGACGGCCCAGCCGCGCGGCCGCGAGCCCGAGCGGGTCAGCGGCCCGCTGCGCGGCCAGAACCAGGACGGCGTCTTCATCGCCCCGCGTCCGGCCGATTCGGGTCCGCGTCCGCAGAGCCAGAACCTCAACACGGAACGCTATCTCGCCCCGACGGCGGCTCTGCCCGAGGCGGCCCCGAAGAAGCGCGGCAGCTCCCTGTTCGAGCGGGTCACCGGCTTGGGCCGGCGGATCATGGAGGGCTCGGAGCCCGAGCAGCAGGCCCGTCAGGCGCCTCAGCCGCCGGCCCCGCCGGTCGGGATCAAGCAGGCTCCGGGCGGTGCCCCGCAGGCGCCGCGCCCGGCATCCGAGCCGATGGACCGTCCGACCAAGATGAGCCATGCGGAAGAGGAAATGCTGGATATCCCGGCCTTCCTGCGCCGCCAGGCCAACTGA
- the lpxC gene encoding UDP-3-O-acyl-N-acetylglucosamine deacetylase, whose amino-acid sequence MSEQSQSNETKFQQTLKSPINCTGIGLHSGSKVSMRLMPSDVNTGIVFLRTDQPADRATVRANWDRVTDTKLCTVISNDAGVSIGTIEHLMAALRGCGIDNAVVELNGPEVPIMDGSSAPFVFLIECAGIRQQDKPRRLIKILKQVTVGDQTRFASLTPSPLTGFSFEIDFASAAIARQETYVNLGNDTFKAELARARTFGFLHEVDQMRKLGLARGGSLDNAIVINGDKVLNEGGLRYSDEFVRHKILDSIGDLYLAGAPIVGHFHGCRSGHALNNQLLRAVFADQSAWCHVDADEVGATPAEWAREKIAAVA is encoded by the coding sequence GTGTCCGAGCAAAGCCAGAGTAACGAGACGAAATTTCAGCAGACGCTGAAGAGCCCGATAAATTGCACCGGCATCGGTCTGCATTCCGGGTCCAAGGTCTCCATGCGCCTGATGCCGTCGGATGTGAATACCGGCATCGTGTTCCTACGGACCGACCAGCCGGCCGACCGCGCAACTGTTCGGGCGAATTGGGACCGGGTGACCGATACCAAGCTCTGCACCGTGATCTCCAACGACGCCGGGGTGTCGATCGGCACGATCGAGCACCTGATGGCGGCGCTGCGCGGCTGCGGCATCGACAATGCGGTGGTCGAGCTGAACGGCCCGGAAGTGCCGATCATGGACGGCAGCTCCGCTCCCTTCGTGTTCCTGATAGAGTGCGCCGGCATCCGGCAGCAGGACAAGCCGCGCCGCCTGATCAAGATCCTCAAGCAGGTCACCGTCGGCGACCAGACCCGCTTCGCCAGCCTGACACCGTCGCCGCTGACCGGTTTCAGCTTCGAGATCGATTTCGCCAGCGCCGCGATCGCCCGGCAGGAAACCTACGTCAATCTCGGCAACGACACCTTCAAGGCTGAACTGGCGCGGGCCCGCACCTTCGGCTTCCTGCACGAGGTCGACCAGATGCGGAAGCTGGGGCTGGCGCGCGGCGGCTCGCTGGACAACGCCATCGTCATCAACGGCGACAAGGTGCTGAACGAGGGCGGCCTGCGCTACTCGGACGAGTTCGTGCGCCACAAGATCCTGGACAGCATCGGCGACCTGTATCTTGCCGGCGCGCCGATCGTCGGCCATTTTCACGGCTGCCGCTCGGGCCATGCGCTGAACAACCAGTTGCTGCGCGCCGTGTTCGCCGACCAGAGCGCCTGGTGCCACGTCGATGCCGACGAGGTCGGCGCCACGCCGGCCGAGTGGGCCCGGGAGAAGATCGCCGCCGTCGCCTGA
- a CDS encoding bifunctional riboflavin kinase/FAD synthetase has protein sequence MRLFRHYTDLPEDARGAVVALGNFDGVHSGHRIVIGTAADTARATGKPLAVLTFEPHPRSLFRPADEPFRLTPFRTKARHIEELGVDLLFVIHFDQAFSCKTAQQFVDEVLVAGLGASHVVAGYDFVFGHKRGGDVGYLYQAARTAGFGVTEVKPAADAAGGVFSSTRVRDLLAAGNPREAAAVLGRPWELEGRVEHGDQRGRTIGFPTANLELGEYLRPRYGVYAVRAGIDQGAQTVWTDGVANLGRRPTVDGLKELLEVHLFDFTGDLYGRHLRVQMIDFIRPERKFESFDVLKQQILTDAETARGLLAANP, from the coding sequence ATGAGACTATTCAGACACTATACAGACCTGCCGGAAGACGCGCGCGGCGCCGTGGTGGCGCTGGGCAATTTCGATGGCGTCCATAGCGGTCACCGTATCGTGATCGGCACCGCCGCCGATACTGCCAGAGCCACCGGCAAGCCGCTCGCCGTGCTCACCTTCGAACCGCACCCCCGCAGTCTGTTCCGGCCGGCCGACGAGCCGTTCCGCCTCACGCCGTTCCGCACCAAGGCCCGCCATATCGAGGAACTCGGGGTCGACCTCCTGTTCGTCATCCATTTCGACCAGGCTTTCTCCTGCAAGACGGCGCAGCAGTTCGTCGACGAGGTGCTGGTGGCAGGATTGGGCGCCAGCCACGTGGTCGCCGGCTATGATTTCGTGTTCGGCCACAAGCGCGGCGGCGACGTCGGCTATCTCTATCAGGCGGCACGGACCGCCGGTTTCGGCGTGACCGAGGTGAAGCCCGCGGCCGACGCCGCCGGCGGTGTCTTCTCATCCACCCGCGTGCGCGACCTCCTGGCCGCCGGAAATCCCCGGGAGGCCGCCGCGGTGCTGGGGCGCCCGTGGGAGCTGGAAGGCAGGGTCGAGCACGGCGACCAGCGCGGCCGCACCATCGGCTTCCCGACCGCCAACCTGGAACTGGGCGAATACCTGCGGCCCCGCTACGGCGTCTACGCCGTGCGCGCCGGCATAGACCAGGGCGCACAGACGGTCTGGACGGACGGCGTCGCCAATCTTGGCCGGCGGCCGACGGTTGACGGCCTCAAGGAACTGCTGGAGGTCCACCTGTTCGACTTCACCGGCGATCTCTACGGCAGGCACCTGCGGGTGCAGATGATCGACTTCATCCGGCCGGAACGGAAGTTCGAGAGTTTCGACGTGCTGAAGCAGCAGATCCTGACCGATGCGGAGACGGCGCGCGGGCTTCTGGCCGCGAACCCCTGA
- a CDS encoding MaoC family dehydratase has product MDDVRSANDGLTGFFLEDLFVGQTAVYGRTVTDADIVLYAGVSGDTNPVHLNQEFASTTMFQGRIAHGMLTASLISTVLGTKLPGPGCIYLSQNLKFRAPVKPGDTVQARVTVTEIFAEKRRVAVKTVCTVAGNVVIDGDALLMVPSRM; this is encoded by the coding sequence ATGGATGATGTGCGCAGCGCCAACGATGGCCTGACCGGTTTTTTTCTCGAGGACCTCTTCGTCGGCCAGACCGCCGTGTATGGCCGGACCGTGACCGACGCCGACATCGTTCTCTATGCCGGCGTGTCGGGCGACACCAACCCGGTGCACCTCAATCAGGAATTCGCCAGCACGACCATGTTCCAGGGGCGTATCGCCCACGGCATGCTGACCGCCAGCCTGATCTCGACCGTGCTCGGCACCAAGCTGCCCGGCCCGGGCTGCATCTATCTGAGCCAGAATTTGAAGTTCAGGGCGCCGGTGAAGCCGGGCGACACCGTCCAGGCGCGCGTCACGGTGACCGAGATCTTCGCCGAGAAGCGCCGGGTGGCGGTCAAGACGGTTTGCACCGTGGCCGGCAACGTGGTGATCGACGGCGACGCCCTGCTGATGGTCCCTTCCCGGATGTGA
- a CDS encoding SDR family NAD(P)-dependent oxidoreductase, with protein MSHGFALITGGTTGIGAAFAKLLPESTSLLLVARNEEKLAERRAELERPGRTVETVAADLSTREGRDKVLDKAAECEIDLLINNAGAGRFARVLDNAPDDELATVELNVVAPTVLTRALLPGMIERARRDRRRCGLILVSSTTAFQPIPLLTTYSATKSFVLAYGEGLREETRRDPLDLLVLCPGATRTEFSERSGFDLGSIPGADDPMKVAREGLENLGHCTVHVVGMGTRAALTPFLIPRRIATTGAGAIMSILGKVNRLKPRQM; from the coding sequence ATGAGTCACGGCTTCGCCCTCATCACCGGCGGCACCACCGGCATCGGCGCCGCCTTCGCCAAGCTCCTACCGGAAAGCACCAGCCTGCTGCTCGTCGCGCGCAACGAGGAGAAGCTCGCCGAACGTCGCGCCGAACTGGAACGGCCGGGCCGGACGGTGGAGACGGTCGCCGCCGACCTTTCCACGCGGGAAGGCCGCGACAAGGTTCTGGACAAGGCGGCCGAGTGCGAGATCGACCTGCTGATCAACAATGCGGGCGCCGGCCGATTCGCCCGCGTCCTGGACAACGCCCCCGACGACGAACTGGCGACGGTGGAACTGAACGTCGTAGCCCCCACCGTGCTGACCCGCGCGCTGCTGCCGGGCATGATCGAGCGCGCCCGGCGCGACCGCCGGCGGTGCGGGCTGATCCTGGTGTCGAGCACGACGGCCTTCCAGCCGATCCCGTTGCTGACCACCTATTCCGCGACCAAATCATTCGTGCTGGCCTATGGCGAGGGCCTGCGGGAGGAGACGCGACGAGACCCGCTGGACCTGCTGGTGCTCTGCCCCGGCGCCACGCGGACAGAGTTCAGCGAGCGCTCCGGTTTCGACCTGGGCAGCATCCCCGGTGCCGACGACCCCATGAAGGTGGCGCGCGAGGGACTGGAGAACCTGGGCCATTGCACCGTCCATGTGGTCGGAATGGGAACCCGGGCGGCGCTGACCCCGTTCCTGATCCCGCGCCGTATCGCCACGACGGGGGCCGGCGCGATCATGTCGATCCTGGGCAAGGTCAACCGCCTGAAGCCGCGCCAGATGTGA
- a CDS encoding LysE family translocator → MEASILLAAAMAGAIVVLTPGPAVLALLGIGASQGRRAGAGFLAGHLVGDTLWAMLALTALIGAKVIAPVVFQVLALVCGAYLLYLGGRAVLVRRDAAGQVSTSVRRPLARGLMFGVTNPKSYPVTLSVFTALLAQDLDSLTAANAPLLLGAVFAGFLVADVILIWLVGTPPLRRLYRSGEVWIIRATGVMFIGFAVSTLWHALRAG, encoded by the coding sequence ATGGAAGCGTCGATCCTGCTGGCAGCCGCGATGGCGGGCGCCATCGTCGTCCTGACACCCGGACCCGCCGTGCTGGCCCTGCTGGGTATCGGCGCGTCCCAGGGGCGGCGGGCCGGGGCTGGCTTCCTGGCCGGGCATCTGGTCGGCGACACCCTGTGGGCGATGCTGGCGCTGACCGCGCTGATCGGCGCCAAGGTCATAGCGCCTGTCGTGTTCCAGGTGCTGGCGCTGGTCTGCGGGGCGTACCTGCTCTATCTCGGGGGCCGCGCCGTGCTGGTCCGGCGCGATGCCGCGGGGCAGGTCTCGACCTCCGTGCGGCGGCCTCTGGCCCGCGGCCTGATGTTCGGGGTCACCAATCCCAAGAGCTACCCTGTCACCCTGTCCGTCTTCACGGCCCTGCTGGCCCAGGACCTGGACTCCCTGACCGCCGCCAACGCGCCGCTCCTGCTGGGCGCGGTGTTCGCCGGATTCCTGGTCGCGGACGTCATCCTGATCTGGCTGGTCGGAACGCCGCCGCTGCGCCGCCTGTACCGGTCGGGGGAGGTCTGGATCATCCGCGCGACCGGCGTGATGTTCATCGGCTTCGCGGTCAGCACCCTGTGGCACGCCCTGCGCGCCGGGTGA
- a CDS encoding alpha/beta hydrolase, which yields MPDLAAPASSPADLAAAAPIRPEPPPAIGWLTLPDGAVVRHACWEPDAAPRATLLMLNGRSEFIEKYEELARDWNARGFRVFSLDWRGQGLSTRPLPPPRQQRHYLTDFAILEEDLQVFLERVVVPRQAGPLVLYAHSMGGHVAARYLTSGWHHFAAAVLSAPMADISTQGFPRPLVRALAALMSFAGFGTAYALGHGDYDPDRQDFATNPVSRDVRRWAIHHQWFRAHPELRVGGVTWAWLHATFRSVDLLARPETSAAVDLPMLVLSPVQDPLIPPDAHRDLCRRYHKCRLVRYPEARHEIMMETDDLRARAWADIDGFLAEVLPAAPALRGGVLGDAAMGA from the coding sequence GTGCCGGACCTCGCCGCACCCGCCTCATCCCCAGCCGATCTGGCGGCAGCAGCGCCCATTCGCCCGGAGCCGCCGCCGGCCATCGGCTGGCTGACCTTGCCCGACGGGGCGGTCGTCCGCCACGCCTGCTGGGAACCGGACGCGGCGCCCCGCGCGACGCTGCTGATGCTGAACGGTCGGTCCGAGTTCATCGAGAAGTACGAAGAGCTGGCGCGGGACTGGAACGCCCGGGGGTTCCGCGTCTTCAGCCTGGACTGGCGCGGCCAGGGACTTTCAACCCGGCCGCTGCCGCCGCCGCGCCAGCAGCGCCATTACCTGACCGACTTCGCGATCCTGGAGGAAGACCTGCAGGTCTTCCTGGAACGGGTCGTGGTGCCGCGCCAGGCCGGGCCGCTGGTGCTCTATGCCCACTCCATGGGAGGGCATGTCGCGGCGCGGTATCTCACGTCCGGCTGGCACCATTTCGCCGCCGCCGTGCTGTCGGCCCCCATGGCGGACATAAGCACCCAGGGGTTCCCGCGCCCTTTGGTCCGGGCGCTGGCGGCGCTGATGAGTTTCGCCGGGTTCGGCACCGCCTATGCCTTGGGCCATGGCGACTATGATCCGGACCGGCAGGATTTCGCGACCAACCCGGTTTCCCGCGACGTCAGGCGCTGGGCGATCCATCACCAGTGGTTCCGGGCGCATCCGGAACTGCGGGTCGGCGGAGTCACCTGGGCCTGGCTGCACGCGACCTTCCGCTCCGTGGACCTGCTGGCCCGGCCGGAGACAAGCGCCGCCGTCGACCTGCCCATGCTGGTGCTGAGCCCGGTTCAGGACCCGCTGATCCCTCCCGACGCCCACCGGGACCTGTGCCGGCGCTATCACAAGTGCCGGCTGGTGCGCTACCCCGAGGCCCGGCACGAGATCATGATGGAGACCGACGATCTGCGCGCGCGGGCCTGGGCCGATATCGACGGCTTCCTCGCCGAGGTGCTGCCGGCCGCGCCCGCCTTACGAGGAGGGGTACTCGGCGACGCCGCCATGGGCGCCTGA
- a CDS encoding orotate phosphoribosyltransferase has translation MTSPQTSLSATYDPDFIATLTAKMLIEIKAVHFNGDKPFIFTSGWASPVYIDCRKIISYPRARGAVIDFATATLAREIGFESIDIVAGGETAGIPFAAWIADRLALPMQYIRKKPKGFGRNAQIEGDVVEGARTLLVEDLTTDGKSKINFVQALRDAGARVSDTFVVFHYGIFPQSRTNMANMGVRLHALATWWDVLRVAKDNNYFDTHTLGEVEKFLNNPVEWSGAHGGVAEYPSS, from the coding sequence ATGACCTCGCCCCAGACCTCGCTCAGCGCGACATACGATCCGGACTTCATCGCCACGCTCACCGCCAAGATGCTGATCGAGATCAAGGCCGTGCATTTCAACGGCGACAAGCCGTTCATCTTCACCTCGGGCTGGGCAAGCCCGGTCTATATCGACTGCCGCAAGATCATCTCCTATCCGCGCGCCCGCGGCGCGGTGATCGATTTCGCGACGGCCACCCTGGCCCGCGAGATCGGGTTCGAATCGATCGACATCGTCGCCGGCGGCGAGACCGCAGGCATCCCGTTCGCCGCCTGGATCGCCGACCGCCTGGCCCTGCCGATGCAGTACATCCGGAAGAAGCCCAAAGGCTTCGGACGCAACGCCCAGATCGAGGGCGACGTGGTGGAGGGAGCCCGCACCCTGCTGGTCGAGGACCTGACCACCGACGGCAAGAGCAAGATCAACTTCGTCCAGGCGCTTCGCGACGCCGGCGCCCGGGTGTCCGACACCTTCGTGGTCTTCCACTACGGGATCTTCCCGCAGAGCCGCACCAACATGGCCAACATGGGCGTGCGCCTGCATGCGCTGGCGACCTGGTGGGACGTGCTGCGCGTCGCCAAGGACAACAACTATTTCGACACCCACACCCTGGGCGAGGTCGAGAAGTTCCTGAACAACCCGGTGGAGTGGTCAGGCGCCCATGGCGGCGTCGCCGAGTACCCCTCCTCGTAA
- the pyrC gene encoding dihydroorotase has protein sequence MPDTPNSLTIRRPDDWHLHLRDGAMLKAVLPFTARQFGRAIIMPNLKPPVTTVEQAKSYAAAIRDALPEGSAFQPLMTCYLTDGADPEEIARGHAEGVFTAVKLYPAHATTNSAHGVTGLDKVAGVLERMQRIGMPLLVHGEVTDQDVDIFDREAVFIDRVLAPLLKRYPELKVVFEHITTEEAADFVSADASGRLGATITAHHLVINRSHIFAGGIRPHLYCLPIAKRERHRLALRRAATSGAAPFFLGTDSAPHPVTAKESACGCAGVFTAPTAVEVYAQVFAEEGALDRFEAFASLNGPRFYGLDPNPDTVTLERSGQTVPDIVLSADGDAVLPFQSGERLDWRLVPES, from the coding sequence ATGCCAGACACGCCGAACAGCCTCACCATACGCCGTCCCGACGACTGGCACCTGCATCTGCGCGACGGCGCCATGCTGAAGGCGGTGCTGCCCTTCACCGCCCGGCAGTTCGGCCGCGCCATCATCATGCCCAACCTGAAGCCGCCGGTCACCACGGTGGAGCAGGCGAAGAGCTACGCCGCCGCGATCCGCGACGCCCTGCCGGAAGGCTCGGCTTTCCAGCCGCTGATGACCTGCTACCTGACCGATGGCGCCGATCCGGAGGAGATCGCGCGCGGCCATGCGGAAGGCGTCTTCACCGCGGTCAAGCTGTACCCTGCGCACGCCACCACCAACTCGGCCCACGGCGTGACCGGCCTCGACAAGGTCGCAGGCGTGCTGGAGCGGATGCAGCGCATCGGCATGCCGCTGCTGGTCCACGGCGAGGTGACCGACCAGGACGTGGACATCTTCGACCGCGAGGCCGTGTTCATCGACCGCGTGCTGGCGCCGCTGCTGAAGCGCTATCCGGAGCTGAAGGTGGTGTTCGAGCACATCACCACGGAGGAGGCGGCGGACTTCGTCTCGGCCGACGCGAGCGGCCGGCTGGGCGCCACCATCACCGCCCATCATCTGGTGATCAACCGGAGCCACATCTTCGCGGGCGGCATCCGGCCGCACCTCTACTGCCTGCCGATCGCCAAGCGCGAACGCCACCGGCTGGCACTGCGCCGCGCCGCCACGTCGGGAGCGGCACCGTTCTTCCTCGGCACCGACTCGGCCCCCCATCCCGTCACCGCCAAGGAAAGCGCCTGCGGCTGCGCCGGCGTCTTCACGGCGCCGACCGCGGTGGAGGTCTATGCCCAGGTCTTCGCGGAAGAGGGAGCGCTCGACCGGTTCGAGGCCTTCGCCAGCCTGAACGGCCCCCGCTTCTACGGCCTGGACCCCAACCCCGACACGGTCACGCTGGAACGGAGCGGCCAGACCGTGCCGGACATCGTCCTGTCCGCCGACGGCGACGCCGTGCTTCCCTTCCAGAGCGGCGAGCGCCTGGACTGGCGCCTCGTTCCCGAATCCTGA
- the hisS gene encoding histidine--tRNA ligase gives MSLIQAKTPPGVMELLPKDQVAFQRFLDTIRRGYERFGFLPVETPVFETVDVLLTKTGGETEKQVYFVQSTGARQQGKDAELALRFDLTVPLARYVAEHEHDLAFPFRRYQMQRVYRGERAQKGRFREFYQCDIDVIGKDSLAVAYDAEMPAVIYHVFRELNVGGFTINFNNRKMLAGLFETFSIEDGERRKLALREIDKLDKIGRDKVIESLSGDGIGLDRELATRLLDAIGLTGTNAEIMSALGAMAGRSELFAQGLAELEAVLAGLKALKVPEEFYRINPAIARGLDYYTGTVYETFLNDFPGIGSVCSGGRYDNLASHYTKSRLPGVGISIGATRLFYQLKEAGVIKGDGSTSAVLVTQLDPALSADYLAIAAELRDTGINTEVQFEASKIAKQLKYADRAGIRFAVLMGTDEQARGTVTLKDLGKGEQHDVPRAELAERIRSLL, from the coding sequence ATGAGCCTGATCCAAGCCAAGACCCCGCCGGGCGTGATGGAACTGCTGCCCAAGGACCAGGTCGCTTTCCAGCGCTTCCTGGACACAATCCGGCGCGGATACGAGCGCTTCGGCTTCCTGCCGGTGGAAACCCCGGTGTTCGAAACGGTGGACGTGCTGCTGACCAAGACCGGCGGCGAGACCGAGAAGCAGGTCTATTTCGTCCAGTCCACCGGCGCGCGCCAGCAGGGCAAGGACGCCGAACTGGCGCTGCGCTTCGACCTGACCGTGCCGCTGGCCCGCTATGTGGCCGAGCACGAGCACGACCTGGCCTTCCCGTTCCGCCGGTACCAGATGCAGCGGGTCTATCGCGGCGAGCGGGCCCAGAAGGGTCGGTTCCGCGAATTCTACCAGTGCGACATCGACGTGATCGGCAAGGACAGCTTGGCCGTCGCCTATGACGCCGAGATGCCGGCGGTGATCTACCACGTCTTCCGCGAGCTGAACGTCGGCGGCTTCACCATCAACTTCAACAATCGCAAGATGCTGGCCGGCCTGTTCGAGACCTTCTCGATCGAGGACGGCGAGCGGCGCAAGCTGGCGCTTCGCGAGATCGACAAGCTGGACAAGATCGGCCGGGACAAGGTGATCGAGAGCCTGTCCGGCGACGGGATCGGGCTGGACCGCGAGCTTGCGACGCGGCTTCTGGACGCCATCGGCCTGACCGGCACCAATGCCGAGATCATGTCGGCCCTGGGCGCCATGGCGGGCAGGAGCGAGCTGTTCGCCCAGGGACTGGCGGAGCTGGAAGCCGTGCTGGCCGGCCTGAAGGCGCTGAAGGTGCCGGAGGAGTTCTACCGGATCAACCCGGCCATCGCGCGCGGGTTGGACTATTACACCGGCACTGTCTACGAGACCTTCCTGAACGACTTCCCCGGGATCGGCAGCGTCTGCTCGGGCGGGCGCTACGACAATCTGGCCAGCCACTACACCAAGTCGAGGCTGCCGGGCGTCGGCATCTCGATCGGCGCCACCCGCCTGTTCTACCAGCTGAAGGAAGCCGGCGTCATCAAGGGCGACGGCAGCACCAGCGCCGTCCTGGTGACCCAGCTGGATCCGGCATTGTCCGCCGATTACCTCGCCATCGCCGCCGAGCTGCGCGATACCGGGATCAACACGGAGGTGCAGTTCGAGGCCTCCAAGATCGCCAAGCAGCTCAAATACGCCGACCGCGCCGGTATCCGCTTCGCCGTCCTGATGGGCACCGACGAGCAGGCGCGCGGCACGGTGACGCTGAAGGACCTGGGCAAGGGCGAGCAGCACGACGTGCCGCGGGCGGAACTGGCGGAGCGGATCCGCAGCCTGCTTTAG
- a CDS encoding ABC transporter ATP-binding protein — MNASTGAVVEARGVGRVLPGPVPVTLVEGIDLSIGEGEFVAITGPSGSGKSSLLYLLGLLDRPTSGSILLEGRDTSEAGAADLAALRLSKLGFVFQFHFLLPEFTVLGNVMIPMRKLGGPPEAELRRRAEGLLGDLGLADQASKLPSQLSGGQRQRVAIARALANRPRIILADEPTGNLDTKSAQTVFDIFARLTRETGTTVITVTHDEGLAAQTSRRVHLVDGRLVPRNSA, encoded by the coding sequence ATGAACGCTTCGACGGGGGCTGTGGTCGAGGCGAGGGGCGTCGGGCGCGTGCTGCCGGGCCCGGTCCCGGTGACGCTGGTCGAAGGCATCGACCTCAGCATCGGGGAGGGGGAGTTCGTCGCGATCACCGGGCCCTCGGGTTCCGGCAAGTCGTCGCTGCTCTACCTGCTGGGGCTGCTCGACCGGCCGACCTCGGGCTCGATCCTCCTGGAAGGGCGCGATACGTCCGAAGCGGGCGCGGCCGACCTGGCCGCGCTGCGCCTGTCCAAATTGGGCTTCGTCTTCCAGTTCCACTTCCTGCTGCCGGAATTCACGGTCCTGGGCAACGTGATGATTCCCATGCGCAAGCTGGGCGGCCCGCCGGAAGCCGAGTTGCGGCGCCGCGCCGAAGGTCTGCTGGGCGACCTGGGCCTCGCCGACCAGGCTTCCAAGCTGCCTTCGCAGCTTTCCGGCGGTCAGCGCCAGCGGGTCGCCATCGCCCGCGCGCTCGCCAACCGTCCCCGGATCATCCTGGCCGACGAGCCGACCGGCAACCTGGACACGAAGAGCGCCCAGACGGTGTTCGACATCTTCGCCCGCCTGACCCGCGAGACGGGAACGACGGTGATCACGGTGACTCACGACGAGGGGCTTGCGGCGCAGACCAGCCGGCGTGTCCATCTGGTGGACGGGCGTCTGGTGCCGCGTAATTCTGCATAG